In Paenibacillus sonchi, the genomic stretch AGCGTGCCGTCCTGCAGTTTTTTCACTGCGCCAAGAATGGCCATGTCGATCTTTTTAATAGCGGAGGTGACAATCAGATTGGCTTTTTCGCTGTCCGTGTCCTTGAGCAGCATCGCCTGGTCGGAATCGACGCCGATCGCGTATTTGGTCTTCTCCTTCGCTGCATCAAAAATGCCAAGCCCCGTGCCGCCCGCGACGTTGAAAATCACATCCACGCCCGAGTTATACTGGATCAGCGACAATTCCTTGCCCTTCGCCGGGTTCACAAAGTCGCCCGCATACGATACGGCCACCTTCACATCGGGATCTACATACTGCGCTCCCTGAATGTAGCCGACGAGAAAGGCGTTGATTCCGGGAATATCCATCCCGCCTACGAATCCGATCACGTTCTCCTTGTTGGCGTTTGGCATATCGGATTGTGTAGCAAGCGCCGCTACCGCTCCTGCCAGGAATGAAACCTCATTAGTCGAATAGGACATGTTGTACATATTCTCTGGTGCTTCTTCGATGTCGGTGTCGTAGTTGATGAATTTTTTGTCCGGATTTGCTTCCGCTGTCGCATTGAACATTTCGGTAATTTCCGATCCGCCGGAGATCACAACATCCCAATCTTCAGCAGCGATATCGTTAAAAGTCGGCTCCCATTTTGTCTTGTCCGCGCCCATTTCCACGACTTTCGTCTCCGCGCCAAGCTCGTCCTTCACCTTCTGCAGGCCGCTGTTGGCTGCATCAAAAAACGACTTATCCCCCAGTGTTCCCGGAATCAGCAGCACAACCTTCAGCTTGTCCCCTGCGGCAGCTTCTCCGCCCTCCGCATTCGTTC encodes the following:
- a CDS encoding BMP family ABC transporter substrate-binding protein, coding for MKKNVLALLLLAVMVLVTACGSNSSGNKNAANTGTNAEGGEAAAGDKLKVVLLIPGTLGDKSFFDAANSGLQKVKDELGAETKVVEMGADKTKWEPTFNDIAAEDWDVVISGGSEITEMFNATAEANPDKKFINYDTDIEEAPENMYNMSYSTNEVSFLAGAVAALATQSDMPNANKENVIGFVGGMDIPGINAFLVGYIQGAQYVDPDVKVAVSYAGDFVNPAKGKELSLIQYNSGVDVIFNVAGGTGLGIFDAAKEKTKYAIGVDSDQAMLLKDTDSEKANLIVTSAIKKIDMAILGAVKKLQDGTLEMGKRDVLGFVEDGVGIAENDIYKNVFPADLQAKVEEVKQKLINKEITVDNAMGMETSEVEAIRNAVKP